In Solanum pennellii chromosome 7, SPENNV200, the following are encoded in one genomic region:
- the LOC107024876 gene encoding uncharacterized protein LOC107024876, with protein sequence MIDVFLQAQEPDYFHYLLSAVGKTFAEVIKVGEMVENGIKSGKIVSQAALKATTQVLQNGSGNIGGKKRREDVVTIVSAPRTHVLGNSPQHYFPSQAPQYSVPYTPYHVFNAQPIAPPSYPQWHAPTPQNHPPPPQVHQNTARIPFRPRQQYKKGNGVKDEFTPIGESYASLFQKLRTLNVLSPIERKISNPPPRNLDYSQHCAYCSNAPGHNIERCWYLKRFIQDLIDSNRIIVESPSGPNINQNPLPRHTETNTLEMMKGHEEFASLYKPILRVGTGIEKGGNVLEKLSPSNTPILTVKGALEDVWESPSKAKSFVLKGPNKPILIVRGAHIPPVIIRPVSQLPMTNPKAVPWNYELTVVTYKGKEIDEEIDEVGGITRSGRCYVPMELGKTKNDQIQIKSPVTEGEAEEFLRKMKLSDYSVVEQLRKTPAQISLLSLLIHSDEHRKAVMKILNEAHVLSKVTVSQLEKIAGRIFEKLNVSAERVRPNNVCVRAFDGSKTDVIGEIELVLTIGPVDFAVNFQVLDINASYNLLLGRPWVHRAGAFPSTLHQMIKFEYDREEVIVHGEGDLSIYKDSSFPFIKVDNENEALVYQASEVVVIEHIPEGSVISKPDMPIAYVMVVNELLKHGFEPGKGLGICLQGRSCPVSLRKSIGTFGLGYQPRVEDQVKAKKHKRDLWSLTKPIQPIYKSFIKACATKSYQSSFPEPVMKVSEEMINYFQDLFIEVDMVELGEGTSDRDVQFIGPDVKLNNWEATPLPVKDESCSFYADSSDMTCMQNFSPDLNIQSNLRPNIEIISQEIEYDEDRVFEEVRRDFNHFENKSNPNMSETQTINLGDQEIIKETKISVHVQPQKYDIIQALLDYKDVFASSYDDIPGLSTDMVVHKLPIDPNFPPIKQKLRKLKTDMSVIIKEEITKQLEAKVIQVAQYPSWLANIVPVPKKDGKVRMCVDYRDLNKASPKDDFPLPNIHILLDNCAKHEVASFVDCYAGYHQIIMDDEDAEKTSFITPWGTYCYRVMPFGLKNAGATYMRAMTTMFHDMMHREIEVYVDDVIIKSKKQSNHVKDLRRFFERLRRYNLKLNPAKCVFGVPSGKLLGFIVSRRGIELDPSKIKAIQELPPPKNKTEVMSLLGRLNYISRFIAQLTTTCEPIFKLLKKNATVEWTEECREAFERIKNYLSNPPVLVPPEPGRPLILYMSVLDNSFGCVLGQHDDTGKKERAIYYLSKKFTVYEAKYTLLERTCCALTWVAQKLKHYLSSYTTYLISRMDPLKYIFQKPMPTGRLAKWQILLTEFDIIYITRTAMKAQALADHLAENPIDEEYEPFKTYFPDEEISCIDEVIHDNDQGWKLFFDGASNRKGVGIGAVLMSESGEYYPISAQLRFYCTNNMSEYEACILGLRLAVDMGIQELLVLGDSDLLVHQIQGEWETRDPKLIPYQHCLQGLCQQFVSIKFRHIPRVHN encoded by the exons ATGATTGACGTTTTTCTCCAGGCACAAGAACCTGATTACTTTCACTATCTGCTTTCTGCCGTAGGGAAGACATTCGCTGAAGTTATTAAGGTAGGGGAAATGGTGGAAAATGGCATCAAGTCTGGGAAGATTGTAAGTCAAGCTGCCTTAAAAGCCACAACACAAGTGCTTCAAAATGGTTCTGGAAATATTGGAGGGAAGAAGAGAAGGGAGGATGTGGTCACTATTGTATCAGCGCCTAGGACTCATGTTCTAGGTAATTCCCCACAACACTATTTTCCTTCCCAAGCTCCACAATATTCTGTCCCATACACTCCATATCATGTTTTTAATGCACAACCAATTGCACCCCCTTCTTATCCACAATGGCATGCACCAACTCCACAAAATCATCCACCACCCCCACAAGTTCATCAAAATACTGCTAGAATTCCTTTCCGTCCTAGACAACAATACAAAAAGGGAAATGGCGTTAAAGATGAGTTTACTCCTATTGGTGAGTCGTATGCTAGCTTGTTCCAAAAATTAAGGACGTTAAATGTTTTGAGTCCTATTGAGAGAAAGATATCGAATCCTCCCCCGAGAAATTTGGATTATTCTCAACATTGCGCATATTGTTCTAATGCCCCAGGGCACAACATAGAGAGATGTTGGTATTTGAAAAGGTTCATTCAGGATTTGATCGATTCTAATCGAATTATAGTTGAAAGTCCGAGTGGACCCAACATCAATCAAAATCCATTGCCGAGGCATACTGAAACAAACACGCTGGAAATGATGAAGGGTCATGAAGAGTTTGCATCTCTGTATAAGCCAATACTTAGGGTTGGAACTGGCATTGAGAA GGGCGGAAATGTGTTAGAAAAGTTGAGTCCATCAAACACACCCATCTTAACTGTGAAAGGAGCCCTTGAAGATGTTTGGGAAAGCCCGAGTAAGGCAAAATCGTTTGTTCTAAAAGGGCCAAACAAGCCTATCTTGATCGTGCGAGGGGCCCATATTCCTCCTGTGATTATCAGGCCAGTATCCCAGCTCCCAATGACTAACCCCAAAGCTGTTCCTTGGAATTATGAGCTTACTGTCGTGACATACAAGGGAAAAGAAATTGACGAAGAAATAGATGAAGTAGGAGGAATAACCCGTTCAGGAAGATGTTATGTCCCGATGGAATTAGGGAAAACTAAAAATGACCAAATACAAATAAAGAGTCCGGTCACTGAAGGAGAGGCAGAGGAATTCCTAAGGAAGATGAAACTATCAGACTACTCCGTGGtggaacaattaagaaaaactcCAGCCCAAATCTCTTTGTTGTCTTTGCTAATACATTCTGATGAACATCGTAAGgctgtaatgaaaattttgaatgaagcaCATGTTCTTAGTAAAGTTACAGTGAGTCAGTTAGAGAAGATTGCTGGGAGAATATTTGAG AAATTGAATGTTAGTGCTGAAAGGGTCCGACCCAACAATGTATGTGTTAGAGCTTTTGATGGGTCAAAAACAGATGTTATTGGTGAGATAGAGCTCGTACTAACCATAGGTCCTGTGGATTTTGCTGTGAATTTTCAAGTGTTGGATATCAACGCGTCCTACAATCTATTGTTGGGGAGGCCATGGGTGCATAGGGCTGGAGCATTCCCCTCAACGTTGCATCAAATGATTAAGTTTGAATACGACCGAGAAGAGGTAATTGTTCATGGTGAGGGGGATTTGTCAATCTACAAAGACTCTTCCTTCCCTTTTATCAAGGTGGATAATGAGAATGAGGCACTAGTTTATCAAGCTTCTGAGGTAGTGGTTATTGAGCATATCCCCGAGGGGAGTGTCATTTCAAAACCAGATATGCCCATCGCGTATGTAATGGTGGTGAATGAATTGCTGAAACATGGGTTTGAGCCGGGTAAAGGCTTAGGAATCTGCTTGCAAGGGAGATCTTGTCCAGTGAGTCTACGAAAGAGCATCGGTACTTTTGGATTAGGCTACCAACCTAGAGTCGAGGACCAAGTGAAGGCAAAGAAGCATAAGAGAGATTTATGGTCACTTACCAAGCCTATACAACCAATCTACAAATCTTTCATCAAAGCCTGCGCAACAAAATCTTATCAATCATCTTTTCCAGAGCCAGTGATGAAAGTAAGCGAAGAAATGATCaactattttcaagatttatttatCGAGGTTGATATGGTGGAACTCGGAGAAGGCACTAGCGACAGAGATGTGCAATTCATTGGTCCTGATGTCAAGCTAAACAATTGGGAGGCCACCCCTCTCCCCGTTAAAGACGAGTCTTG TTCTTTCTATGCCGATTCTAGTGATATGACATGCATGCAGAATTTTTCGCCAGATCTTAATATCCAATCTAATCTTCGAcctaatattgaaataataagtcAAGAAATCGAATATGATGAAGACAGAGTATTTGAGGAAGTAAGGAGGGATttcaatcattttgaaaataagtcaaatccaAACATGAGTGAAACTCAGACGATAAATTTGGGGGATCAGGAAATTATTAAGGAGACTAAGATAAGTGTACATGTTCAACCTCAAAAATACGATATAATCCAGGCCCTGCTTGATTACAAAGATGTTTTTGCGTCATCTTATGATGACATACCTGGATTAAGCACGGACATGGTTGTTCACAAGTTGCCAATTGATCCTAATTTTCCTCCGATAAAGCAGAAGTTGAGAAAACTCAAAACCGACATGAGTGTAATAATTAAAGAGGAGATCACAAAACAACTTGAGGCCAAAGTCATTCAAGTCGCTCAATATCCTTCTTGGTTAGCCAATATCGTACCCGTCCCTAAGAAAGACGGCAAAGTTCGAATGTGTGTTGATTATCGTGATTTGAATAAGGCAAgtccaaaagatgattttccTTTGCCTAACATCCATATTTTATTGGATAATTGTGCTAAACATGAGGTTGCATCTTTTGTGGATTGTTATGCGGGCTACCATCAGATTATTATGGATGATGAAGATGCAGAAAAAACATCTTTTATCACTCCATGGGGTACATATTGTTATCGTGTTATgccttttggattaaaaaatgcAGGGGCAACTTATATGAGAGCAATGACAACCATGTTTCACGATATGATGCATAGAGAAATcgaagtttatgtggatgatgttATCATTAAATCTAAAAAACAGTCAAATCATGTGAAAGACTTAAGGAGATTCTTCGAAAGGCTCCGCAGGTATAATCTCAAGCTTAATCCTGCAAAATGTGTATTTGGAGTACCATCGGGGAAGCTTTTGGGGTTTATAGTCAGTCGAAGAGGTATCGAGttggatccttcaaaaataaaagcaattcaagaattGCCACCTCCAAAGAACAAAACTGAGGTTATGAGCCTTCTAGGAAGGTTAAACTACATCAGCAGATTCATTGCTCAACTCACAACAACTTGTGAGCCTATCTTTAAGTTGTTGAAAAAGAATGCCACAGTCGAGTGGACCGAAGAATGTCGAGAAGCTTTTGAAAGAATTAAGAATTACCTATCGAATCCCCCTGTGTTGGTTCCTCCCGAGCCGGGAAGACctttgatattgtatatgtcaGTACTGGATAATTCTTTTGGTTGTGTACTGGGTCAGCATGATGACACTGGGAAGAAAGAGCGGGCCATTTATTACCTCAGCAAGAAGTTTACCGTTTACGAAGCGAAGTACACCCTTCTTGAAAGAACGTGTTGTGCCCTAACTTGGGTAGCACAGAAGTTGAAACATTATCTTTCATCTTACACTACTTATCTCATCTCTCGTATGGATccgttgaaatatatttttcaaaagcccATGCCCACAGGCAGGCTTGCGAAATGGCAAATATTGCTCACAGAGTTTGACATTATCTATATAACGCGGACCGCAATGAAAGCTCAAGCATTGGCAGATCATTTGGCAGAGAACCCtattgatgaagaatatgaaccaTTTAAAACCTATTTTCCAGATGAAGAGATATCTTGTATCGATGAAGTTATTCACGATAACGATCAAGGTTGGAAGTTATTCTTTGATGGTGCCTCTAACAGGAAAGGAGTTGGAATAGGAGCTGTTCTTATGTCTGAATCAGGGGAATATTACCCTATATCAGCCCAACTTAGATTCTATTGTACTAATAATATGTCTGAGTATGAAGCGTGCATTTTGGGTCTGAGGTTAGCTGTTGACATGGGCATCCAAGAATTGTTAGTGTTAGGAGACTCAGACTTACtagttcatcaaattcaaggagaatgggAAACTCGAGACCCAAAGCTCATACCATATCAACATTGTTTACAAGGTCTTTGTCAACAATTCGTGTCGATAAAGTTTAGACACATTCCCAGAGTGCACAATTGA